The proteins below are encoded in one region of Triticum aestivum cultivar Chinese Spring chromosome 1B, IWGSC CS RefSeq v2.1, whole genome shotgun sequence:
- the LOC123078724 gene encoding heavy metal-associated isoprenylated plant protein 44-like — MADLVSDVLLSFFCCCFYPPGGHHDTRHYRGHPAGRSSVHHHHHGAAGRTVASRSRPALSLQTVELKVRMCCDGCERAVMQSLVNLRGVDSVEVDAGTGKVRVTGYVERGKVLREVRRRSGKKAEFWPSGGTPLRFASPGGCFGGGCGEPYRDTYSYHRRGYGDGGDRHGRTRRPARGGDAVSNMFNDDDVNACAIM; from the exons ATGGCGGACCTGGTCTCCGACGTGCTCCTGTCcttcttctgctgctgcttctACCCTCCCGGGGGGCACCACGACACGCGGCACTACCGCGGCCACCCGGCGGGCAGAAGCTCCGTGCATCATCACCACCACGGCGCCGCGGGTCGTACGGTGGCCAGTCGGAGCAGACCGGCCCTGTCTCTCCAG ACGGTGGAGCTCAAGGTCCGGATGTGCTGCGACGGCTGTGAGCGAGCCGTGATGCAGTCTCTCGTGAACCTCCGAGGTGTGGACAGCGTGGAGGTGGACGCGGGGACGGGGAAGGTGAGGGTGACGGGGTACGTGGAGCGGGGGAAGGTGCTGCGGGAGGTACGGCGCCGGAGCGGGAAGAAGGCGGAGTTCTGGCCGAGCGGCGGCACGCCGCTGCGCTTCGCGTCTCCCGGGGGCTGCTTCGGCGGCGGTTGCGGCGAGCCCTACCGCGACACCTACAGCTACCACCGACGCGGCTACGGTGATGGTGGTGATCGTCACGGCCGCACCCGCAGGCCTGCTCGTGGCGGCGACGCCGTCAGCAACATGTTCAACGACGATGATGTCAACGCGTGCGCCATCATGTGA